The Lineus longissimus chromosome 10, tnLinLong1.2, whole genome shotgun sequence genome segment CCCAAAGTGGATGTACTACAAGGCATTCTCTTTTCTAAGGGGAGTTATTGGAGGACGAAAATCGAAGACCAATTTGGTGAGAATTATctttatttgttaattttgttacatgattTCTCTCTTGCAGGTTTATTTCAGTCTCTCATGTCATAAATGCTCTTCATTCCGCCCACTTTAAGGACGGCTTCCTCAAATGAACTTGTACTGCCACGAAACCTCACCCTGGGGTGAGAGGAAGTACTCTCGAAATTCGTGGCGGATGTCTTGTGGGGTTTGAGCATGACGGTTGCTTGTGAATGGCTCGATTTGGAGCAGGTTGTTTGCTGGCATGCCCTCTTTTCGCCATGCTCCAGGGGTAATGACACCAGTAGCCATGTCTTCCATATCGACTGTACCATGTGGAGCGTAGCGTGCGCGCGAGTCTTTCTTCGTGatcatcaaattatgtaatgcacaggaagccaaaacGATATCCTCTGCTTTCTGTGCATCTACAGCTATCGGCTTTCGAAATATGCGGAAGACGCTGGACATTATGCCGAATGCATTTTCGACGATTCTACGCGCTCTCGAAAGTCGGTAGTTGAAGATGCGCATGCTACCGGGAATGTCTCGCAGAGGATATGGTTTCATTATGTTTTCCCGCAATGGAAAAGCATCGTCGGccacaaatacaaatggtaCCTTCATATTTCGACCTGGAAGTACCCTTGGTGATGGTAGGCAAAGGGTCTTGTTCTCAAGACCCGAAGATAATGAACACCTGCCGAATATGCCCCCGTCAG includes the following:
- the LOC135494939 gene encoding putative nuclease HARBI1; this translates as MYLFRISAVTISRIVSEVCKAIYEALKEEFLKFPSDSDDWLQLASEFFERWNFPQCIGAIDGKHITMQAPAASGSFYFNYKGFHSIVLMALVDAKYRFTFVDVGCNGRVADGGIFGRCSLSSGLENKTLCLPSPRVLPGRNMKVPFVFVADDAFPLRENIMKPYPLRDIPGSMRIFNYRLSRARRIVENAFGIMSSVFRIFRKPIAVDAQKAEDIVLASCALHNLMITKKDSRARYAPHGTVDMEDMATGVITPGAWRKEGMPANNLLQIEPFTSNRHAQTPQDIRHEFREYFLSPQGEVSWQYKFI